A window of the Rhizobium viscosum genome harbors these coding sequences:
- a CDS encoding ABC transporter substrate-binding protein, whose translation MKKYLLAAAALTMLSGPAMAQTILTANIEPATTWVRNFNPFNQTSSRQSTLDFIYEPLVIFNRFDSNKPVYRLAESFKLSDDLKSIDFKLRPNLKWSDGQPLTSADVKFTYDYLKKFPALDFVSIWTFITDVQAVDGQTVRFTLANPSSLAAEQLSQLPIVPEHVWKDVADPVTYANENPVGSGPLTEVPRFTGQTYDQCRNPNYWDAVHLKVDCMRFPQLADNNQILTATADGTLDWGVSFIPDIDNVYVSKDPDHYHYWYSPSSMVAFLFNLETSNEANKKAFNDVKFRQAVSMALDRKTMIDVAGYGYPTLNEDPGLMGELYKSWADPSVKADFGKFAAYDADAAKALLDEAGYVDKDGDGLRDNPDGSKISFSIIVPNSWTDWIDTVNIAIEGMQAVGLDAKIETPEEAVWTSDLIDGKFDAAINSLPASASPYYPYKRAFSASDKGKTRFTAQRWFSPEVEDLVTQFTHTADLDKQKEAMNKAQRIVAENMPVIPVFNNPNWYQYNTKRFTGWSTKENPFVNPSISRTNPARLLNLLALEPVK comes from the coding sequence ATGAAGAAATATCTTTTAGCGGCTGCGGCCCTGACGATGCTATCGGGCCCGGCCATGGCGCAAACCATTCTGACGGCCAATATCGAGCCGGCAACGACTTGGGTGCGCAACTTCAACCCGTTCAACCAGACCTCGTCGCGTCAGTCGACCCTCGACTTCATCTATGAGCCGCTGGTCATCTTCAACCGCTTCGACAGCAACAAGCCGGTCTATCGCCTGGCCGAAAGCTTCAAGCTCTCCGACGACCTGAAGAGCATCGACTTCAAGCTGCGCCCGAACCTGAAGTGGTCGGACGGCCAGCCGCTGACCTCGGCTGACGTCAAGTTTACCTACGATTATCTGAAGAAGTTCCCGGCACTCGACTTCGTCAGCATCTGGACCTTCATCACCGACGTTCAGGCAGTCGATGGCCAGACGGTCCGCTTCACGCTCGCCAATCCAAGCTCGCTTGCCGCCGAGCAATTGTCGCAGCTGCCGATTGTTCCGGAACATGTCTGGAAGGACGTTGCCGATCCGGTCACCTATGCCAACGAAAACCCTGTCGGCAGCGGCCCGCTGACGGAAGTGCCGCGCTTCACCGGCCAGACCTACGACCAGTGCCGCAACCCGAACTACTGGGATGCCGTGCATCTGAAGGTCGACTGCATGCGCTTCCCGCAGCTTGCGGACAACAACCAGATCCTGACGGCAACCGCCGACGGCACGCTGGATTGGGGCGTCTCCTTCATTCCCGATATCGACAATGTCTATGTCTCGAAGGATCCTGACCATTATCACTACTGGTATTCGCCGAGCAGCATGGTCGCCTTCCTGTTCAATCTCGAGACTTCGAACGAGGCTAACAAGAAGGCATTCAACGACGTGAAGTTCCGCCAGGCGGTCTCCATGGCGCTGGACCGCAAGACGATGATCGATGTCGCCGGCTACGGCTACCCGACATTGAACGAAGATCCGGGCCTGATGGGCGAGCTCTACAAGAGCTGGGCGGACCCGTCCGTCAAGGCCGACTTCGGCAAGTTCGCCGCCTATGACGCCGATGCCGCCAAGGCGCTGCTCGACGAAGCCGGCTATGTCGACAAGGACGGCGACGGCCTGCGCGACAATCCTGACGGTTCGAAGATCTCCTTCTCGATCATCGTTCCGAACTCCTGGACGGACTGGATCGACACGGTCAACATCGCGATCGAAGGCATGCAGGCAGTCGGCCTTGATGCCAAGATCGAGACGCCGGAAGAAGCGGTATGGACCTCCGATCTTATCGACGGCAAGTTCGATGCGGCGATCAACAGCCTGCCGGCCTCGGCCTCGCCATACTATCCCTACAAGCGCGCCTTCAGTGCTTCGGACAAGGGCAAGACCCGCTTCACCGCACAGCGCTGGTTCAGCCCGGAAGTGGAAGATCTGGTCACCCAGTTCACCCACACGGCCGATCTCGACAAGCAGAAGGAAGCGATGAACAAGGCGCAGCGCATCGTTGCCGAAAACATGCCTGTCATCCCGGTCTTCAACAATCCGAACTGGTACCAGTACAACACCAAGCGCTTCACTGGCTGGTCGACCAAGGAAAACCCCTTCGTCAATCCGTCCATCTCGCGCACCAACCCGGCACGTCTTCTGAACCTGCTGGCGCTTGAGCCGGTCAAGTAA
- a CDS encoding glycoside hydrolase family 3 protein, with the protein MSSTPLALFVGLPNPTLSDDEFALFRETNPLGLFVGRRNLRNPEQAKILIDRFREAVGRDDAPVFTDQEGGRVQHMDAGPWPLFRSFGQFAELARRDLDLGKKAMRLSTQAMGAMMSELGLSSGCSPVLDLVFETTSAVIGARSFGPDPDFIAALGREVVDGLLETGNMPVMKHIPGHGRATLDSHKERPVVDASRETLTATDFKPFVALKDTPWAMVAHVVYSAYDAELPASISPIMHDVIRNDMGYDGVLISDCIFMESLQGTLPERVAQVLDAGFDIALHSHGDVKESEAAAKAARPLTEAAQKRIAAGKARLGTLKIDYRAAHAEVESMFASALVS; encoded by the coding sequence GTGTCCTCGACCCCGCTCGCTCTCTTCGTCGGCCTTCCCAATCCCACGCTTTCGGACGACGAATTCGCCCTCTTCCGCGAAACCAATCCGCTAGGCCTCTTCGTCGGCCGACGCAACCTGCGCAATCCGGAACAGGCGAAGATCCTGATCGACCGCTTCCGCGAGGCCGTCGGCCGCGACGACGCGCCTGTCTTCACCGACCAGGAAGGTGGCCGTGTGCAGCATATGGATGCCGGCCCCTGGCCGCTTTTCCGCAGCTTCGGCCAGTTCGCCGAACTTGCGCGCCGCGATCTCGACCTCGGCAAGAAGGCGATGCGCCTTTCCACCCAGGCCATGGGCGCGATGATGAGCGAACTCGGCCTTTCGAGCGGCTGCTCGCCGGTTCTCGATCTCGTCTTCGAAACGACGAGCGCCGTGATCGGCGCCCGCTCCTTCGGCCCGGATCCGGATTTTATCGCTGCTCTCGGCCGCGAAGTGGTGGATGGCCTGCTCGAAACCGGCAATATGCCTGTCATGAAGCACATTCCGGGCCACGGCCGCGCCACGCTCGACTCCCACAAGGAACGCCCGGTCGTGGACGCCTCCCGCGAGACGCTCACTGCCACCGACTTCAAGCCGTTCGTAGCGCTGAAGGACACGCCCTGGGCAATGGTTGCCCATGTCGTCTACTCCGCCTATGACGCAGAACTGCCGGCCTCCATCTCGCCGATCATGCATGACGTGATCCGCAACGACATGGGCTATGACGGCGTGCTGATCTCCGACTGCATTTTCATGGAGTCACTGCAGGGCACCCTGCCGGAACGAGTCGCTCAGGTTCTCGATGCCGGTTTCGACATCGCGCTGCACAGCCACGGCGATGTCAAGGAAAGCGAAGCCGCCGCCAAGGCCGCGCGCCCGCTGACGGAAGCCGCTCAGAAGCGTATCGCCGCCGGCAAGGCTCGCCTCGGCACTCTCAAGATCGACTATCGCGCTGCCCATGCGGAAGTCGAATCGATGTTTGCAAGCGCACTGGTCTCCTGA
- a CDS encoding GNAT family N-acetyltransferase, with the protein MSDLLVSLYSTKLVELKEKAGSIGITIRPALPPELHVVAGWAREHFSGNWASEVTVAFSRQPVACLIAVENGKLLGFACYDTTARGFFGPTGVDPAARGKGIGLALFSACLQTMKTLGHAYAFIGDAGPVDFYVKTAGAVEIPAPDKGIYEGMLRSQPK; encoded by the coding sequence GTGTCGGACCTGCTTGTGAGCTTATATTCCACGAAGCTCGTCGAACTGAAAGAAAAGGCTGGGTCCATCGGCATCACGATCCGTCCGGCTCTGCCACCGGAACTTCACGTCGTCGCCGGCTGGGCGCGCGAGCATTTCAGCGGAAACTGGGCGAGCGAAGTGACCGTCGCTTTTTCACGCCAGCCCGTTGCCTGCCTGATCGCCGTCGAGAACGGCAAATTGCTCGGCTTTGCCTGTTACGACACGACCGCTCGCGGCTTCTTCGGTCCAACCGGCGTTGATCCGGCCGCACGTGGCAAGGGCATCGGCCTCGCGCTCTTTTCCGCCTGCCTGCAGACCATGAAGACACTTGGCCACGCCTATGCGTTCATCGGCGATGCCGGCCCCGTCGATTTCTACGTCAAGACCGCCGGCGCGGTCGAAATTCCCGCCCCCGACAAGGGCATTTACGAAGGCATGCTGCGAAGCCAGCCGAAATGA
- the thiD gene encoding bifunctional hydroxymethylpyrimidine kinase/phosphomethylpyrimidine kinase translates to MIRNVLSIAGSDPSGGAGIQADLKAFSARGVYGMAALTALTAQNTQGVTGVHLVPPHFVAQQIKAVFADVRVDAVKIGMIANAGIAEAVAEVLAPHRGIPIVVDPVMIAKGGAALLDPQAVDALTKHLLPLATLLTPNLPEAAALLHEEVAESREQMASQAERLRALGPAAVLVKGGHLESDESPDILATASGLHWFEAKRVPTKNTHGTGCTLSSALAAELAKGSSPQAAVSTAKTYLAQAVAAADELTVGSGHGPVHHFHTLWKDTGL, encoded by the coding sequence ATGATCCGCAACGTCCTGTCCATCGCCGGCTCCGATCCATCCGGTGGTGCCGGTATCCAGGCCGATCTCAAGGCTTTCTCGGCGCGCGGCGTCTATGGTATGGCGGCGCTGACGGCACTGACGGCGCAGAATACGCAAGGGGTGACGGGCGTGCACCTTGTGCCGCCGCACTTCGTCGCCCAGCAGATCAAGGCCGTCTTTGCTGATGTGCGTGTCGACGCGGTCAAGATCGGCATGATCGCCAATGCCGGCATTGCCGAAGCAGTTGCCGAGGTGCTGGCGCCTCATCGCGGCATTCCCATCGTCGTCGATCCGGTCATGATCGCCAAGGGCGGAGCAGCACTCCTCGACCCGCAGGCTGTCGATGCGCTGACGAAGCACCTGCTGCCGCTTGCGACGCTGCTCACCCCCAACCTGCCGGAAGCCGCAGCGCTGCTGCACGAAGAGGTTGCCGAAAGCCGCGAGCAGATGGCCTCGCAAGCCGAGCGCCTGCGAGCGCTCGGCCCTGCTGCCGTGCTGGTCAAGGGCGGTCATCTCGAGAGCGACGAAAGCCCCGATATATTGGCGACTGCCTCCGGCCTGCATTGGTTCGAGGCGAAACGCGTCCCCACGAAAAATACGCACGGCACTGGCTGCACACTTTCCAGCGCACTTGCCGCCGAGCTCGCAAAGGGCTCTTCGCCGCAAGCGGCTGTTTCAACTGCGAAAACCTATCTTGCGCAAGCGGTCGCTGCCGCAGACGAGCTGACGGTCGGCTCCGGCCACGGACCCGTGCATCACTTTCACACCCTGTGGAAAGACACCGGGCTCTAA
- the thiE gene encoding thiamine phosphate synthase codes for MKRFDLSLYLVLDPDLCARIGMVETVRLAVAGGATMVQLRDKHGGTARMIETGLALKEILKGTGASLVINDDVEAAIAIGADGLHIGQDDMGPAAARTMIGPDMILGLSAESEALAAAIDPAIVDYAGIGPVFATPTKTDHKQPIGFDGLARLVKTAPVPTVAIGGLKSEHVASVFAAGADGLAVVSAICGTPDPRAATLRIAEEIRKASR; via the coding sequence ATGAAACGCTTCGATCTTTCCCTCTATCTGGTCCTCGATCCCGACCTCTGCGCCCGTATCGGCATGGTCGAGACGGTGCGGCTTGCCGTTGCCGGCGGCGCCACGATGGTGCAGCTTCGTGACAAGCACGGCGGGACGGCAAGGATGATCGAGACCGGCCTGGCGCTGAAGGAGATCCTGAAGGGCACCGGCGCTTCGCTCGTCATCAACGACGACGTCGAGGCAGCCATCGCAATCGGCGCCGACGGGCTCCATATCGGCCAGGATGATATGGGGCCAGCCGCCGCCCGGACGATGATCGGCCCCGACATGATCCTCGGTCTGTCAGCCGAGAGCGAAGCGCTGGCAGCCGCCATCGACCCAGCCATCGTCGATTATGCCGGCATAGGACCGGTATTTGCGACACCAACCAAGACCGACCACAAGCAGCCCATCGGCTTTGACGGGTTGGCGAGACTGGTGAAAACCGCCCCCGTTCCGACGGTTGCAATCGGCGGCTTGAAGAGCGAGCATGTCGCTTCCGTTTTCGCTGCAGGGGCCGATGGGCTTGCTGTCGTCTCGGCGATCTGCGGCACGCCGGATCCTCGGGCCGCGACCCTTCGCATCGCCGAGGAAATCCGAAAGGCCAGCCGATGA
- the thiM gene encoding hydroxyethylthiazole kinase, translating to MENKTPGALLTAMRAKPPLVQCITNYVAMNIAANVVLAAGASPAMVHAAEEAGEFAAIAGALTVNIGTLSTQWIDGMHAAAKAANASGKPWVLDPVAHYATSFRRRAVADLLALRPTIIRGNASEIIALAGGESRGHGVDSRDPVEQAEDSARLIAERHGAVVAVTGVVDFVTDGTQALRIEGGSPLMPQVTALGCSLTCLTGAFAATIPADPFAAAVAALSTFAVAGEEAAKDAAGPGSFSWRFLDQLAALDGAKLDAKVGISAA from the coding sequence ATGGAGAACAAAACACCCGGAGCACTGTTGACGGCGATGCGCGCGAAGCCACCGCTCGTTCAGTGCATCACCAATTACGTGGCCATGAACATCGCCGCCAATGTGGTCCTTGCGGCGGGTGCATCCCCTGCCATGGTCCACGCCGCCGAAGAAGCCGGCGAATTTGCCGCAATCGCCGGCGCTTTGACCGTCAATATCGGCACGCTCTCCACCCAGTGGATCGACGGCATGCATGCGGCGGCAAAGGCTGCAAACGCGAGCGGCAAACCTTGGGTCCTTGATCCGGTTGCCCATTATGCGACATCCTTCCGCCGCAGGGCAGTTGCCGATCTGCTGGCACTTCGCCCGACGATCATCCGCGGCAATGCTTCGGAGATCATCGCGCTTGCCGGCGGCGAGAGCCGCGGCCATGGCGTCGACAGCCGTGACCCGGTCGAGCAGGCTGAAGATTCCGCGCGGCTGATTGCCGAACGGCATGGCGCGGTCGTCGCCGTCACCGGGGTCGTTGATTTCGTGACCGACGGGACACAGGCGCTGCGCATTGAAGGTGGCTCGCCACTGATGCCGCAGGTGACTGCGCTCGGCTGCTCGCTCACCTGCCTGACTGGCGCCTTTGCCGCCACCATTCCCGCAGATCCCTTTGCCGCCGCTGTTGCCGCACTTTCTACCTTCGCAGTTGCCGGCGAGGAGGCGGCCAAGGATGCTGCCGGCCCCGGCTCCTTCTCCTGGCGCTTCCTCGATCAGCTCGCCGCGCTCGATGGAGCAAAGCTCGATGCAAAAGTCGGGATTAGCGCCGCATGA
- a CDS encoding aldehyde dehydrogenase (NADP(+)), whose amino-acid sequence MTINGSLLVAGSEKRGTRGELYGVEAATGTALPVSFGGASAEDVEQATRLAWEAFASYRETDLETRAAFLETIASEIEAIGDELIVRAMAETGLPRGRLEGERARTTGQLRLFAKEVREGRFQELRFDGADPSRKPVPKPDLRLRNVPLGPVAVFGASNFPLAFSVAGGDTASALAAGCPVVVKAHSAHPGTSELVGRAVQRAVAKAGLHAGTFALLFDTGFEVGQKLVADARIRAVGFTGSRRGGTALMKISSERKQPIPVYAEMSSINPVIFFPNALKTRAPEIAAAFVSSLVLGAGQFCTNPGLILAVDSEGLDTFIAKARELLPDVGAQTMLTGSIAKAFCDGVARLEKHPEVRLVANGKPGSEFEGTAALFETTAAAFLAHHELQDEVFGAAGLIVRCRDLAELERVLDGLEGQLTVALHITNEDEQDAKRLVPKLEMLAGRLLVNGFGTGVEVSPAMVHGGPYPATADGRSTSVGTLAIYRFLRPVSYQDFTTTLLPAPLR is encoded by the coding sequence ATGACTATCAATGGAAGCCTGCTCGTCGCGGGATCGGAAAAGCGCGGCACGCGTGGCGAGCTCTACGGTGTCGAAGCAGCCACGGGGACGGCACTGCCCGTCTCGTTCGGTGGCGCCTCCGCCGAAGACGTCGAACAGGCGACCAGGCTCGCATGGGAAGCCTTCGCCTCCTACCGGGAAACCGATCTGGAAACACGCGCTGCCTTTCTTGAAACGATTGCCAGTGAGATCGAGGCTATCGGCGACGAGCTGATCGTGCGGGCAATGGCGGAAACCGGGCTTCCGCGCGGACGTCTCGAGGGCGAGCGCGCTCGCACGACGGGACAGCTTCGTCTATTTGCGAAGGAGGTTCGCGAAGGCCGGTTCCAGGAGCTTCGTTTCGATGGCGCGGATCCTTCCCGCAAGCCGGTTCCGAAGCCCGATCTGCGCCTGCGCAACGTTCCCCTCGGCCCCGTCGCCGTTTTTGGCGCATCGAACTTTCCGCTCGCCTTCTCAGTCGCAGGCGGTGACACGGCGTCTGCGCTGGCGGCAGGATGCCCTGTCGTCGTCAAGGCCCACTCCGCGCATCCGGGCACATCGGAACTGGTCGGCCGCGCCGTTCAACGCGCCGTTGCCAAGGCCGGCCTGCATGCCGGCACGTTTGCGCTTCTCTTCGATACCGGCTTCGAGGTCGGGCAGAAATTGGTGGCCGATGCCAGAATCCGCGCCGTCGGCTTCACGGGTTCGCGCCGCGGCGGCACTGCGCTGATGAAGATTTCTTCTGAGCGCAAGCAGCCGATCCCGGTCTATGCCGAAATGAGCAGCATCAACCCGGTCATCTTCTTCCCGAATGCGCTGAAAACCCGCGCGCCGGAGATCGCAGCAGCTTTCGTAAGCTCGCTTGTCCTCGGTGCCGGACAGTTCTGCACCAATCCCGGTCTCATTCTCGCCGTCGACAGCGAAGGCCTGGACACTTTCATTGCCAAGGCGCGGGAGCTTCTGCCCGATGTCGGCGCCCAGACGATGCTGACAGGCTCCATCGCCAAGGCATTCTGCGATGGCGTTGCCCGGCTGGAAAAGCATCCCGAAGTCCGGCTCGTTGCCAATGGCAAGCCCGGCAGCGAATTCGAAGGCACGGCCGCTCTCTTCGAGACGACAGCCGCGGCATTCCTCGCGCATCACGAGCTGCAGGACGAGGTCTTCGGTGCAGCCGGCCTTATCGTGCGCTGCCGTGATCTCGCCGAACTCGAGCGCGTCCTCGACGGTCTCGAAGGCCAGCTGACCGTTGCCCTGCACATTACGAACGAAGACGAACAGGACGCCAAGCGCCTCGTTCCCAAGCTGGAAATGCTTGCCGGACGCCTGCTCGTGAACGGCTTCGGAACCGGCGTCGAAGTATCGCCCGCCATGGTGCACGGCGGCCCCTACCCGGCAACGGCCGATGGCAGGTCGACCTCCGTCGGGACGCTCGCCATCTACAGGTTCCTGCGTCCGGTTTCGTATCAGGACTTTACGACGACCCTGCTTCCAGCGCCGCTGCGTTGA